The following are encoded together in the Geobacter sulfurreducens PCA genome:
- a CDS encoding exopolyphosphatase: MSFPAASIDLGTNTARLLIGSVEAGRIEHLLVKRHITRLGGGFTKERGISPEAWSRSLAALVDFADEMNRAGVVRVRAVATSAVRDAVNGGDFCADVAERTGISLEVIDGEEEALLTLAGVLSGLDRKEGRFFVFDVGGGSTEYTLASGNAPLYTESLPLGVVRLTEGKSDLPAMEEKVGRELAGLRERLAGRALDGQLAGATLVGTAGTATTLAAISLGMTDYDYRRVNNHLLSRDEIARILALLLPLSPAERLAVPGLEKGREDLIVAGTLITLATMDLFGFESMTVSDFGLLEGALIGLARTDE, from the coding sequence ATGTCGTTCCCTGCAGCCTCCATCGATCTTGGCACCAATACGGCCCGGCTTCTGATCGGATCAGTAGAGGCGGGCCGGATCGAGCACCTGCTCGTAAAGCGCCACATCACCCGGTTGGGTGGAGGGTTTACAAAGGAACGGGGGATTTCGCCGGAGGCGTGGAGCCGCTCACTGGCCGCTCTTGTCGACTTTGCGGATGAAATGAACCGCGCGGGAGTCGTCCGTGTGCGGGCCGTAGCGACCAGCGCGGTTCGGGACGCCGTGAACGGCGGGGATTTTTGCGCCGACGTGGCCGAGCGGACCGGCATCAGTCTGGAAGTGATCGACGGCGAAGAGGAGGCTCTTCTGACTCTGGCGGGGGTCCTGTCGGGCCTTGACCGGAAGGAGGGCCGCTTCTTCGTTTTTGACGTGGGGGGAGGGAGCACTGAATACACCCTTGCCAGCGGGAACGCTCCTCTGTACACCGAGAGTCTTCCCCTGGGGGTGGTGAGATTGACGGAAGGCAAGTCCGACCTGCCGGCCATGGAGGAGAAAGTCGGGCGCGAACTCGCCGGGCTCAGGGAACGGCTGGCCGGCAGGGCACTCGATGGACAGCTTGCGGGAGCGACGCTCGTGGGCACCGCCGGCACGGCAACGACCCTGGCAGCCATCAGTCTGGGAATGACCGATTACGATTATCGGCGAGTCAACAACCACCTGTTGTCCCGTGATGAAATCGCGCGTATTCTGGCCCTGCTTCTTCCCCTTTCCCCGGCCGAACGCCTGGCGGTGCCCGGCCTGGAAAAGGGGAGGGAGGATCTGATCGTGGCCGGAACGCTCATAACACTCGCCACGATGGACCTGTTCGGCTTCGAATCCATGACCGTCAGCGACTTCGGCTTGCTGGAAGGTGCCCTGATCGGCCTTGCCCGCACGGATGAATAG
- a CDS encoding Na/Pi cotransporter family protein, producing MQYLSILEALGGLGVFILGMKTMSEGLQKIAGDRFRRHLERIAGNRLTAALLGSTLSSLLQSSSAACIITVGFINAGLISLYQALGILLGTGIGTTLAVQFIAFKISSFALPAVFVGVCLRCFLRRRRWVNAGELILGAGLLFLGLRIMESNLQPLQEYAIVFTHQDMFVSKRIAAVLFGATLTLLVQSGSTAIAVIMALAGSSLVSFETGAAMVIGELLGTSVITAFASIGGTLEAKRTVFFYFMVNLLAVVVVMLVFPSYLSFVTYISPEDIASSAGISRVLANTHTLFSIMSAVIFLPLIGFFARTAPRIIPGSERASSVEARTVFIDPRVLNTPPIALLQARSELRRMAGISLTMYSEMVEQFFRYDARKAVGIRQKENAVDILQRDLTDFLVSLSRRELAPEASMEIPVMLQLIGELEHVADQSEAVLDYLRRKKEEKLLFSNAAMTEIRHLARTVEKLVDLAVETMDNPPPDAVEQGRSLRDDVGRQREAMLDGHIKRLSAGKCSVRAGIIYADMITAFVKIADSSVTIIETRKEFT from the coding sequence ATGCAGTACCTCTCCATCCTAGAAGCCCTGGGCGGGCTCGGCGTTTTCATCCTCGGCATGAAGACCATGTCCGAGGGACTCCAGAAGATTGCCGGCGACCGGTTTAGGCGCCACCTGGAGCGCATTGCCGGAAACCGACTGACCGCAGCCCTTCTCGGCAGCACCCTGTCGTCGCTCCTCCAGTCGTCCAGCGCCGCGTGCATCATCACGGTCGGCTTCATCAACGCGGGGCTCATTTCTCTCTACCAGGCCCTGGGCATTCTCCTGGGAACCGGCATCGGCACGACCCTGGCCGTCCAGTTCATTGCCTTCAAGATCAGCTCCTTTGCCCTTCCGGCCGTTTTCGTCGGAGTCTGCCTGCGTTGCTTTCTCCGCAGGCGGAGGTGGGTGAACGCCGGTGAGCTCATCCTGGGCGCCGGCCTCCTGTTCCTCGGGCTTCGCATCATGGAGTCGAATCTCCAGCCCCTTCAGGAATACGCCATTGTGTTCACCCACCAGGACATGTTCGTTTCCAAGCGGATTGCCGCTGTTCTGTTCGGTGCGACGCTCACCTTGCTCGTTCAGTCTGGTAGTACCGCCATCGCCGTGATCATGGCACTGGCGGGGAGCAGCCTGGTATCCTTTGAAACCGGAGCCGCCATGGTGATCGGTGAACTCCTCGGCACCTCTGTCATCACCGCCTTTGCCTCGATCGGGGGAACGCTTGAAGCGAAGCGGACGGTCTTTTTCTACTTCATGGTGAACCTTCTTGCCGTCGTGGTCGTGATGCTGGTGTTCCCCTCCTACCTTTCCTTTGTCACCTACATTTCTCCGGAGGATATCGCATCGTCCGCCGGCATCTCCCGGGTCCTGGCCAATACCCACACCCTGTTCAGCATCATGAGCGCGGTGATTTTCCTGCCGCTTATCGGCTTTTTCGCGCGCACCGCCCCGCGCATCATTCCCGGCAGCGAGAGGGCTTCCAGCGTGGAGGCGCGCACCGTGTTCATCGACCCGCGAGTGCTCAATACACCTCCGATTGCGTTGCTGCAGGCACGCAGCGAGTTGAGGCGCATGGCTGGCATCTCCCTGACCATGTATTCTGAAATGGTCGAGCAGTTTTTCCGTTATGATGCCCGAAAGGCTGTGGGCATCCGCCAGAAGGAGAACGCGGTCGATATCCTTCAGCGGGATCTGACCGATTTTCTCGTGTCGTTGTCGCGGCGTGAACTCGCGCCCGAGGCATCAATGGAAATCCCGGTCATGCTCCAGTTGATCGGTGAACTGGAACATGTGGCGGACCAGAGCGAGGCGGTCCTTGACTATCTGAGGCGCAAAAAGGAGGAAAAGCTCCTCTTTTCCAACGCCGCCATGACCGAGATCAGGCACCTTGCCCGGACGGTGGAAAAGCTCGTTGACCTTGCGGTCGAGACCATGGATAATCCGCCGCCCGATGCCGTTGAGCAGGGCCGGTCGCTGCGCGATGACGTGGGTCGGCAGCGTGAGGCAATGCTCGACGGACACATCAAGCGCCTCTCTGCAGGCAAATGCTCCGTTCGTGCAGGAATCATCTACGCTGATATGATTACGGCCTTTGTCAAAATCGCCGATTCAAGTGTCACCATCATTGAAACCAGGAAGGAGTTCACCTGA
- a CDS encoding lipoprotein, protein MKAHVYALLITIVFLAGCSGIKVVPLQVPQGVVNLSDNSQTVTKDGVSITVANSNTEMVSYNLDGTVTAFVVTIDNQSSREIGFDTGSFLLLDGENRQYLPLTPEQVKELMSRDSYYLIPYPYVGFYYLEDYERTSFYNTTESQLPYYYEVYPQDIQTRALAANPVIPGAKSTGLVYFRIDLGAVKEVKLLIYRSGSSKSVAPDFLFPFAVGK, encoded by the coding sequence ATGAAAGCCCACGTTTACGCGTTGCTCATTACCATAGTGTTTCTTGCCGGCTGCAGCGGCATCAAAGTCGTTCCCCTGCAGGTCCCGCAGGGAGTCGTGAACCTCTCCGACAACTCCCAGACCGTCACCAAAGACGGCGTATCCATTACTGTGGCAAATTCCAACACGGAAATGGTCTCCTACAATCTTGACGGCACAGTGACCGCCTTCGTGGTCACCATTGATAACCAATCCTCGCGGGAAATCGGTTTCGACACGGGTTCCTTCCTGTTGCTGGACGGAGAGAATCGCCAGTACCTCCCTCTGACGCCCGAGCAGGTCAAGGAGCTGATGAGCCGAGATTCCTACTACCTCATCCCATATCCCTACGTCGGGTTCTATTACCTGGAAGACTACGAAAGGACCTCCTTCTACAACACCACTGAGTCGCAGCTTCCCTACTACTACGAAGTCTATCCCCAGGACATCCAGACTCGCGCGCTGGCGGCCAACCCGGTGATCCCCGGAGCAAAGTCGACCGGTCTCGTCTATTTCCGGATCGATCTCGGGGCGGTTAAGGAAGTTAAACTCCTTATCTACCGCAGCGGCAGCTCGAAGTCGGTAGCGCCCGATTTTCTCTTCCCCTTCGCGGTCGGCAAGTAG